One genomic window of Meles meles chromosome 3, mMelMel3.1 paternal haplotype, whole genome shotgun sequence includes the following:
- the TEX43 gene encoding testis-expressed protein 43, with amino-acid sequence MASGKDTCPILPKLANSCCDESSYKPSNKYNAVHLPRFSLKQGMIPRRYVMPWKESMKFRNVNLKHAEVCGIHAGPLEDSLFLNHSERLCHGEDRAVVLKKGPPEIKIADMPLHSPLSRYQSTVISHGFRRRLV; translated from the exons ATGGCTTCAGGGAAAGACACTTGTCCTATCTTACCTAAGCTTGCCAACAGTTGCTGTGATGAGAGTTCATACAAGCCTTCTAATAA GTATAATGCGGTTCATTTGCCACGGTTTTCATTAAAGCAAGGGATGATCCCAAGACGTTATGTTATGCCTTGGAAAGAAAGcatgaaattcaggaatgtgaATCTGAAG CACGCAGAAGTGTGTGGGATCCACGCTGGTCCTCTAGAAGACTCTCTGTTTTTGAATCACAGCGAAAGGCTTTGCCATGGGGAAGATCGGGCAGTTGTCTTGAAGAAAGGCCCACCAGAAATAAAAATTGCAGATATGCCTCTGCATTCCCCGCTCTCCAGATACCAAAGCACTGTGATCTCCCACGGCTTCAGGAGGAGACTGGTCTaa